A region from the Cryptococcus decagattii chromosome 5, complete sequence genome encodes:
- a CDS encoding tRNA (guanine-N(7)-)-methyltransferase: MSKRAREELEMEAGPSTASPGASASPAPVPPVGEVQLLKVPQKRFYRQRAHANVFIDHELEYPKRPELMDWSTHYPAYFSQPNEDGSINPGEKKVEWADVGCGFGGLLMALAPLFPEKLMLGMEIRTSVTKYVTDRIAATRQAQSLLPANSVETKPGGYQNVSVIKANSMKHMPNFFAKGQLEKIFFLFPDPHFKNRKHKARIITPALLAEYAYVLRPGGILYTVTDVKDLHEWMAHHLHAHPLFEYIPTETLSDDPILEAARTATEEGQKVERNKGDKWVACFTRKADPEED; this comes from the exons ATGTCCAAACGAGCAAGGGAAGAATTAGAGATGGAAGCAGGGCCATCAACCGCTTCTCCAGGCGCATCCGCTTCTCCGGCCCCCGTTCCTCCCGTCGGTGAAGTGCAGCTGCTCAAGGTTCCTCAA AAACGATTTTACAGGCAAAGAGCGCATGCCAATGTGTTCATCGACCATGAGCTCGAGTA TCCCAAAAGACCAGAACTTATGGACTGGTCAACACACTACCCTGCATACTTTTCCCAACCAAACGAAGATGGAAGCATCAACCcgggggagaagaaggttgaaTGGGCGGATGTGGGATGTGGGTTTGGTGGACTGTTAATGGCGCTTGCTCCTCTGTTTCCTGAGAAACTTATGCTTG GTATGGAGATTAGAACGTCCGTCACCAAATACGTGACCGACCGAATCGCCGCAACCCGTCAAGCCCAATCGCTCTTACCCGCCAATTCGGTCGAAACCAAACCGGGAGGATACCAGAACGTATCTGTCATCAAGGCGAATAGTATGAAGCATATGCCTAATTTCTTCGCAAAGGGACAG CTCGAAAAGAtatttttcctcttccccgaCCCTCATTTCAAGAACCGCAAGCACAAGGCCAGAATCATCAC TCCTGCTTTATTAGCAGAGTACGCGTACGTCCTCCGGCCTGGAGGCATTTTGTACACTGTCACCGACGTGAAAG ACCTTCACGAATGGATGGCGCACCACCTCCACGCCCACCCCCTGTTCGAATACATCCCCACCGAAACTCTATCGGACGACCCGATTCTCGAAGCAGCGCGTACAGCGACAGAGGAAGGACAAAAAGTGGAGAGAAATAAAGGCGACAAGTGGGTGGCTTGTTTCACGAGGAAAGCGGATCCCGAGGAGGATTAG
- a CDS encoding protein transporter SEC24 → MSQPIMLPQGWEARWDPQSNAYIYVDQSTGRSQWEVPLNPVFPSSHPSASASASASAPAPADSSPAPHPQQPHRHGRRAYPSAMYTQGYDAPVPKAGPQHPAAGFAEQGTPQFITPGFEGQQPYVALPQMQQSAYGGVDHVAAQFQQMNIAPGAGAGAGGGGAAAGGAGGYVEKQLHSTRTRTVNLIGLQPDVTALDNPPPPALLPANASVTSSPHSQPDPSYQRCTLNAMPTTQSLLNKSKLPLALVMAPYRSIRETDNDPDVPVVEDGVIARCRRCRAYINPFVTFIEGGNRWKCCMCGLSNEVPQLFDWDQRGEKPADRWARKELNHAVVEFVAPTEYMVRPPQPPVYAFVIDVSSAAIQSGMVAVAARTILESLDSLPNADSRTKIAIIAVSTSLHFFSLPVGATEGSMLVVPDLTDVFFPQPVDLLVNLTESRPAIESLLGKLSDMFQDSHTVGCALGSGLQAAHQLIGKIGGKIFALSASLPTIGQGVLKARDDPKLLGTSKESQLLNAGNSWYKTFAIECSKNQVSVDMFLFSGSYTDVATLGCLPRYTAGQTYLYPGFNASRSEDAIKFATEFGKVLAMPIGLEAVIRVRASRGIRMSAFHGNFFIRSTDLLALPVVPQDQNYVIELQIEDDIKGSFVVIQTAVLHTTCYGERRIRVITQAMPTTDSIAELYTSADQIALATYLANKAVERSMSHSLEDARNHITNRLGEMLTVYKNQVTSAAGGASAQLAVPENLLLLPLLSCALTKHVGLREGASIPPDLRAYAQCLLTTLPCQALIPYIHPRFYSLHNMPPEAGTIGGDDGTMILPPALNLTSEKLERHGLFLIEDGQNIFLWVGHDAVPRLIQDVFDLPSYQELQGGKYTLPRLDNPFSERVCNIVDKTREMRRGVYRPQVYVVKSDAEPALRSWALSLLVEDRMDRMSSYAQYLTTVKGKVNGS, encoded by the exons ATGTCTCAACCAATAATGCTCCCGCAGGGCTGGGAAGCCAGATG GGACCCCCAATCAAACGCGTACATCTATGTGGACCAAAGCACAGGCAGATCCCAGTGGGAGGTCCCGTTGAACCCGGTATTCCCCAGTTCCCACCCCTCCGCCTCTGCCTCCGCCTCGGCCTCCGCCCCGGCGCCCGCCGACTCATCGCCCGCTCCCCATCCACAACAACCACACCGCCACGGCCGTAGAGCTTACCCGTCCGCCATGTACACCCAAGGCTACGATGCGCCAGTTCCCAAGGCAGGTCCACAACATCCTGCAGCTGGTTTCGCAGAGCAGGGCACACCGCAGTTTATCACTCCTGGGTTTGAGGGCCAGCAGCCGTATGTCGCCCTGCCGCAGATGCAGCAGTCGGCGTATGGTGGTGTGGACCACGTGGCAGCCCAGTTTCAGCAGATGAATATTGCTCCcggtgctggtgctggtgctggtggtggtggtgccGCTGCTGGTGGTGCTGGCGGATATGTCGAGAAGCAGCTGCACTcgacaaggacaaggacTGTCAATTTGATTGGTCTCCAACCGGACGTCACCGCACTCGACAACCCGCCTCCGCCTGCTCTTCTCCCCGCAAACGCGAGCGTCACGTCGTCTCCCCACTCGCAACCTGATCCTTCCTACCAGCGCTGCACCCTCAACGCTATGCCTACCACGCAGTCATTGTTGAACAAGTCAAAGCTCCCACTGGCGCTCGTGATGGCTCCTTACCGATCCATTCGTGAAACCGACAATGATCCTGATGTTCCTGTGGTCGAGGACGGCGTGATTGCGCGCTGCAGGCGATGCAGGGCGTACATCAACCCCTTTGTCACTTTTATCGAGGGTGGGAACAGGTGGAAGTGTTGTATGTGTGGGCTGAGCAACGAAGTGCCTCAGTTGTTTGACTGGGATCAGCGTGGAGAGAAGCCGGCGGATAGGTGGGCACGCAAGGAATTGAATCACGCCGTTGTCGAATTTGTCGCTCCGACAGAGTACATGGTCAGACCCCCTCAACCGCCGGTGTACGCCTTTGTGATTGATGTGTCGTCTGCCGCTATCCAAAGCGGTATGGTGGCCGTTGCTGCCCGCACCATTCTCGAATCACTTGATTCCCTGCCGAATGCCGATAGCCGTACCAAGATTGCCATCATCGCCGTCTCCACCAGCCTCCACTTTTTCTCTTTACCCGTCGGCGCCACGGAAGGAAGCATGTTGGTCGTTCCCGATCTGACCGACGTCTTTTTCCCGCAACCCGTCGACTTGCTCGTCAACCTCACCGAATCTCGTCCCGCCATCGAGTCCTTGCTTGGCAAATTGTCAGACATGTTCCAAGACTCACACACTGTCGGCTGTGCGCTCGGCTCCGGTTTACAGGCCGCCCACCAGCTTATCGGGAAAATTGGCGGCAAGATTTTTGCATTGAGCGCGTCTCTTCCTACAATCGGCCAAGGTGTGCTCAAAGCGCGGGATGATCCAAAGCTGCTCGGTACGTCGAAAGAATCTCAACTGCTCAATGCGGGGAACAGCTGGTACAAGACGTTTGCGATCGAGTGTTCCAAAAATCAAGTGTCGGTCGACATGTTCTTGTTTAGCGGGTCATACACCGACGTCGCCACCCTCGGCTGCCTGCCGCGGTACACCGCCGGTCAAACCTATCTCTACCCCGGGTTCAACGCGTCGAGGAGCGAGGACGCGATCAAGTTTGCGACCGAGTTTGGAAAAGTGCTGGCGATGCCTATCGGTCTCGAGGCGGTCATCAGGGTTCGTGCGTCGAGGGGGATCCGCATGTCCGCCTTTCACGGCAACTTTTTCATCCGATCGACCGATCTGCTCGCGTTACCAGTCGTACCCCAGGATCAAAACTATGTGATTGAGCTCCagattgaagatgataTCAAGGGTTCGTTTGTAGTCATCCAAACAGCTGTCTTGCATACGACATGTTATGGCGAACGACGGATCAGGGTGATCACACAGGCAATGCCGACGACAGATAGTATCGCCGAGCTGTACACGTCGGCCGACCAGATCGCGCTCGCGACCTACCTTGCCAACAAGGCTGTCGAGAGGAGCATGTCGCACAGTTTGGAGGACGCGCGAAATCACATTACGAACCGGTTGGGCGAAATGTTGACCGTGTACAAGAACCAGGTGACTTCTGCCGCCGGAGGCGCGTCCGCCCAGCTCGCTGTGCCTGAAAACCTGCTGCTCCTCCCGCTGCTGTCTTGCGCGCTCACGAAACATGTCGGACTGCGTGAAGGCGCCTCGATCCCGCCCGACTTGCGGGCCTACGCCCAATGTCTCCTCACCACCTTGCCGTGCCAGGCGCTTATCCCCTACATCCACCCGAGATTTTACTCTCTCCACAATATGCCGCCCGAAGCGGGCACGATTGGCGGTGATGATGGGACGATGATCCTCCCGCCCGCGCTGAACCTCACATCAGAGAAACTCGAGCGACACggtctcttcctcatcgagGATGGGCAAAACATCTTTCTCTGGGTGGGCCACGATGCGGTCCCCCGCCTGATTCAAGATGTCTTTGATCTCCCGTCGTACCAAGAACTCCAGGGGGGTAAGTATACCCTCCCCCGTCTGGATAATCCCTTCTCGGAGAGAGTGTGTAATATCGTGGATAAGAcgagggagatgaggaggggGGTGTATAGGCCCCAGGTGTATGTCGTGAAGAGTGATGCAGAGCCGGCGTTGAGGAGCTGGGCATTGAGTTTGTTGGTGGAAGATAGGATGGATAGAATGTCGAGTTATGCGCAGTATTTGACAACTGTCAAGGGAAAG GTCAATGGCAGTTAA